The DNA sequence CAATTTGAGGAACGAGGAGAATTGTGCCCCCGTTATTGATAATACGATAGTTAAATTCATCATCCTGATTGCGCGTTAATTCTTCGTCAAAATAACCAAATCTTGCAAAAACGGAACGCCGATAACAGCCGAAGGGTACTGTGTCCACGTAGCGAATTCTGTCCGTTCCAATTCGAAAATAGGAGTTTCCCATTCCAAAGGGATGGGAAAGCGCGCTGGCAATTGCCCTGGATTTTGGAGAATTTGTTGCGGGGATTGTAACCAAAACGCCTCCGACACAATCAACCTGGTGTTTCTCCATCATTTGAACATTTAGGGAAATGAAGTCTGGTGTTATTTTGGAATGGCTTCCCAATATAATGACATACTTGCCGGAGGAAGAACGAATGCCAATATTCAGTGCAATCGGCGTTGTGAGGCCGGGATTTTCAAAAAAGCGAATGTAAGAATATTTTTTTGCATAATGTTGGGCGATTTTAGTCGTTCCATCATTACTCTTTCCATCAATAACCAGAATTTCTAAATTTTCCTTCGGGAATGTACTCTCAATAATTGAATCCAGGCATGGAGCCAGATATTTTTCTTCATTTCGGCAAGGGATAATAATTGATACAATCATTTATAAAAAGTCCTGTGTTTCTTAAGGGGAAGGTAAATGGGAAACTCGCGGTCTAAATGTTCTAAGTCTCAAGACAGGGTTTAAGGTTGTTTTATTGTGTTTAATCAATAAATTCACGCAACCAAAGCTCCAAGTTTACCCAACGCC is a window from the Calditrichota bacterium genome containing:
- a CDS encoding glycosyltransferase family 2 protein, encoding MIVSIIIPCRNEEKYLAPCLDSIIESTFPKENLEILVIDGKSNDGTTKIAQHYAKKYSYIRFFENPGLTTPIALNIGIRSSSGKYVIILGSHSKITPDFISLNVQMMEKHQVDCVGGVLVTIPATNSPKSRAIASALSHPFGMGNSYFRIGTDRIRYVDTVPFGCYRRSVFARFGYFDEELTRNQDDEFNYRIINNGGTILLVPQIVSYYHARDNFLKLWQMYFQYGYFKPRVVQKLGKILSWRQLIPGLFVSSLTLLIPLAFLYPLGRMALLGLLGFYFSISLFVSLKRAFRKNWKEIFYLPAAFTILHFSYGMGYIKGIWDFFILKGKNKPAVLLEIPPNR